One window from the genome of Actinomycetota bacterium encodes:
- a CDS encoding VWA domain-containing protein produces the protein MSFRWPELLWAVLLVPLVLLVWMRGERRRTARAGAFGNPALLPNMVTARPGWRRVVPVILYLLAATVLLLALARPEATAQVPRDQATIMLVMDASQSMLNTDIPPTRIDAAREAADAFLEEIPERFQVGLITFAGAPSVEVLPTTDKEVVRSALRNAPLRTGTAVGDAVVRALQASRPRNAVNQERPPTAILLLTDGDSRSGLQPVVAAQQAAEEKVPVFTVALAAQPPPELEQVAEISGGQAFTAPTSEQLTAVYRDLGSRLTYVEEKRELTSYFMGGAAVLLLLGAAASITWFLRLP, from the coding sequence ATGAGCTTCCGCTGGCCCGAGCTGCTCTGGGCGGTGCTGCTGGTACCGCTCGTACTGCTGGTGTGGATGCGGGGCGAACGCCGCCGCACCGCGCGGGCGGGGGCGTTCGGCAACCCGGCGCTGCTGCCCAACATGGTCACGGCCCGGCCCGGGTGGCGGCGGGTGGTCCCGGTCATCCTCTACCTGCTCGCCGCCACCGTGCTCCTGCTCGCCCTGGCCCGGCCCGAGGCGACCGCCCAGGTGCCGCGCGACCAGGCCACCATCATGCTGGTCATGGACGCCTCGCAGTCGATGCTCAACACCGACATCCCGCCGACCCGCATCGACGCGGCCAGGGAGGCGGCCGACGCCTTCCTGGAGGAGATCCCCGAGCGGTTCCAGGTCGGCCTGATCACCTTCGCCGGCGCCCCCAGCGTCGAGGTGCTCCCGACCACCGACAAAGAGGTGGTCCGGAGCGCCCTGCGCAATGCCCCGCTCCGCACGGGCACCGCCGTCGGGGACGCGGTGGTCCGCGCCCTCCAGGCCAGCCGTCCCCGCAACGCGGTCAACCAGGAGCGTCCCCCGACGGCCATCCTCCTGCTCACCGACGGCGACAGCCGCAGCGGCCTCCAGCCCGTGGTCGCCGCCCAGCAGGCCGCGGAGGAGAAGGTCCCCGTGTTCACGGTCGCCCTCGCCGCCCAGCCCCCGCCCGAGCTGGAGCAGGTCGCCGAGATCAGCGGCGGCCAGGCCTTCACCGCCCCGACCAGCGAGCAGCTCACCGCCGTCTACCGCGACCTCGGCTCCCGCCTCACCTACGTCGAGGAGAAGCGCGAGCTCACCTCGTACTTCATGGGCGGCGCGGCCGTCCTCCTCCTCCTCGGCGCCGCCGCCTCCATCACCTGGTTCCTCCGCCTCCCCTGA
- a CDS encoding DoxX family protein, which produces MSSTTTNGSLDGAAVPRRRRIGRYALLALRVLLAVEFAGSGLMKLAGVDQMVTLFDDIGAGQWLRIVVGVLEVAGGVGLLVPGVAGLAAAGLAVLMAGAFLTHATVLEGVPVIEAVFLAGALVVAVARRADIRRLRGGGGTR; this is translated from the coding sequence ATGAGCAGCACCACGACCAACGGTTCCCTCGACGGCGCAGCCGTCCCGCGGCGCCGTCGCATCGGGCGCTACGCCCTCCTCGCGCTGCGCGTCCTGCTCGCCGTCGAGTTCGCGGGCTCAGGCCTCATGAAGCTCGCCGGCGTCGACCAGATGGTCACGCTGTTCGACGACATCGGGGCCGGGCAGTGGCTCCGCATCGTCGTCGGCGTGCTGGAGGTCGCCGGCGGCGTCGGGCTCCTCGTCCCGGGGGTCGCCGGCCTGGCCGCCGCGGGCCTGGCCGTGCTCATGGCCGGTGCGTTCCTGACCCACGCGACCGTGCTCGAGGGCGTCCCGGTGATCGAGGCCGTGTTCCTCGCCGGGGCTCTGGTCGTCGCCGTCGCCCGCCGCGCGGACATCCGGCGGCTCAGGGGAGGCGGAGGAACCAGGTGA
- a CDS encoding SRPBCC family protein produces MTASAKATVTLPTDRQILITREFDAPRHLVYRAWTTPELVKRWWSGHQGTMTVAEIDLRVGGRWRYVMVAEGGLEVAFHGEYREIVPDERIVHTEVYELPGAPEGEPALNTVTFTEVAGRTTLNLLVETATRKDRDAILDSGMEVGMQEQLELLERLAISLR; encoded by the coding sequence ATGACGGCTAGCGCCAAGGCGACGGTGACGCTCCCCACCGACCGGCAGATCCTGATCACGCGGGAGTTCGACGCTCCCCGGCACCTGGTGTACCGGGCGTGGACCACGCCCGAGCTGGTCAAGCGCTGGTGGAGCGGTCACCAGGGCACGATGACCGTCGCCGAGATCGACCTGCGGGTCGGCGGGAGGTGGCGATACGTGATGGTGGCCGAGGGCGGGCTCGAGGTCGCCTTCCACGGCGAGTACCGCGAGATCGTCCCCGACGAGCGGATCGTGCACACCGAGGTCTACGAGCTGCCCGGCGCGCCCGAAGGGGAGCCGGCGCTCAACACCGTGACCTTCACCGAGGTCGCCGGGCGCACGACCCTCAACCTCCTGGTGGAGACGGCGACCAGGAAGGACCGCGACGCGATCCTCGACTCCGGCATGGAGGTCGGGATGCAGGAGCAGCTGGAGCTGCTGGAGCGGCTGGCCATCTCGCTCCGTTAG